ttcgtggtcaccagtttATCGTTATTCTTACTTCTGCTACACCTCAACCGCTCCATGTTTCTTCGTTTTTCTCACTCCATTTCTGTACCCAGTGGACTTTTCATTCCATTGAGCGGGTTCTGTGTTCAGGaagtgtattcgcaattgcgaatttgtgccgaacagggactcgaaaccggattcccGTTTCAAGCGAGCGGTTACCTTAACCGCTTCTCTGCTATCCATGCCCGAATCACGGCCACAAGTCTTATACGACTTCACCGATGTCACGACGTGGATTCGTACGTTACGTGTATTCCGTCCAAGGacgacatatttattgagagtcgagggcctggtattggcgaataaacacGGAATGCTTGTCAGAAGTAATATTGCAtcgttgcatcgtacttcttaataacataggcactgctgtTTCGTATTTATTGGCCAATACCAGGCCCTTCCTAGACGAAAATATacgtaacgtacgagtgcaggttgtgacacacagacgacgacatatggaagtctggatctACCCGTGATTCGCTGACGGATAACCGAAGCCGTTAAGGTGGTCGCTCGcgtaaaacgggaaatccgggCTCGTGTCACGGTGTTGCACAAATTTTcgtcgtcattccaatatacagccgatggtggttcatattcgaaattgcgaatacatttcctgtatttcttgGCGGCTATAGTCGCTGgagtgcctgttccttcgaacaAGCATGCATATCCTAAGGAACATTGTATTGTActtaataacataggcactgctattttgcatttcctgtgcttcactttcaccgaggatagtaatgtcatcagcgaatattgtcAGTGACATCCATCCATCATGCATTTTAATCTCACCTTTGAATCGGTGACATCCATACATCATACGTTTTAATCCCACCTTTAAATCTTTCTTTTCTTCGCGTCgttgtttcttcgatgtgtagattaatGGTAGGAGCTTGTAGATTAATGGTAGCAGCTGACCGGCACACCTTTTTCACATTGAGTatctcattcttggtcttccattcttaatgTTCTctcttggtttatttatttattttgactccATTCTGGTGTTCACGACAACAGCTTCACGATCACgcgagttatcatccatcaggacgtagccggccggggtggccgagcggttctgggcgctacagtctggaaccgcgcgaccgctacggtcgcaggttcgaatcctgccttgagcatggatgtgtgagatgtccttaggttagttaggtttaagtagttctaagttctaggggactgatgacctcagcagttaagtcccatagtgctcagagccatttgaaccacggcaTCAGGACGAAATTGACACCAAAGTGCTGGCTATGCCGCCCCattgttgtctgcagaaactggtGCCTGTATCGTAGAGCAGTGAGATTGTCCTCAACAATCACGAGAGGTATTCGGTGGCCCCATGTAATGCCATCCCAGTACATCACTCTACCACCACTTTGTTGCACATGTGGGGCACAGTCGATTACCGGATTGTCTCCAAACACTTTGTCTGCGATTGTCAGGATACGCACAGATCCGAGATTCGTCCGTAAACAGCGCCCGGCGCCAATACTGGGGCGTCCATTGTGCACTGTTTTTTGCCCATTTCTAACGGAGTCATTGGTTTGATGCGATGCACGTCCTATAACATCTTCTAACGCCGAATTCTATTCTGGATCATTCAGCCAACGgttcctttgactcaaaagtcgtagATATGATCATCCTGCGCACCTGTAGAGAAATGACGGCCTGTGCGGTGAAGCCCTGAGCACTACCTGTCAATTCTCACCGATTCCAGGTCGATAAGATACCACTTTGACTCCGGTGCACACGTCGAGGAACTTTCCTGGTTGACAAGCCTTCTGCAGCTAACGTGATGATGTTGATCCGAACATTGGTCGCGACTGTCTTTCGTGGGATAGTGGATATTTACCCTACTGTTCCGTTGACGTCTGTAATGCGTCCCTACTGGTGCTTTACTTTCAAGTGAAATGCTGCAATCCGGTAGAGTGCGGCATTCTACACCTAGAtagcgcatgtgtgtgtgtttacaaacaACATCAGTATAGGAGCAATTACAATAACAGCACACCTGCACGTCATATCAGTGTGTTGCAAGAGGAAACTtagttttcacaaacactgttaTTTGCAGTGCAGCCTCTTTCATTTAGGGTGTGCAGCTTCGCCTTgaagtatcaaaaaatggttcaaatggctctgagcactatgggacttaactgctgaggtcatcagtcccctagaacttagaactacttaaacctaactaacctaaggacatcacacacatccatgcccgtggcaggattcgaacctgcgactgtagcggtcgcgtggttccagactgtagcgcctagaactgctaggccacccctgccggctttgAAGTATCAGAGTCACACCTGCTGACAGTGAAGTTATCCTTTCCTCGAAGCCTTTGCGTAATTATGGGGAAAAGGGTATGTGATGTAGTCGGACGTTTTGGATAGCGATCTTAAAAAAGGCTACGAGCAGCTCTTCAATTACCGTAGGCTGCGCCATACGGATGGCTCATGTCGGTATGTTCTACAAACGTATACTCAGATACGTTGCTCTAATACTCAGACACGTGGAAGAAGCTTGAACCAGGACAGAGTGGTAAGGtaaacgtcaaatgacatcagccgatccaacGCAAGCATACCCCGCTATAAATGCCCTGTCGCACACCTACctggcaaacatgttttcaaacgcctGTAGCTAATCATTGCCCTCTAGAAGTCCTAGAAGATTGTAACGGATGTTtccgatcaccctgtatatcattctcTCAGTAACATTACATTCTCTTCCGACCACTCATCACTCACGCAGCTCGTTTCAACGGTTAAAGCAAATCGTATGCAAAACATCAGATGAATGTACTAGCTTCGAAGCAGAGAAGGTGCGAACTTCCTTTGGTTGTTCGCTGAATGACCGACGACGACTGGGATACGAGCGAGCACCAGCGAATGAGAATCGAACGCGGCCGTAGGCTGTTCGTTGGAGTTCGCCTACAGATTGCACTAGAGACCATTCGCTGATGCTCATTCGCTTGTGTTCGCTCCGGTGTAAACCGAGCTTTCGATTAGTGGTTAATGTTACTGTACATTGTTAGCGTGGATGTGTGCGTACGAGAGAGGTTATATATGCTTGTGCTGAGTTATTTGTGACTGGTTTGTTTCAGAGAAACCGGGGATGCTGGACCTGAAAGGAAAGGCCAAGTGGGAGGCGTGGTCTGGCAAGAAGGGCATGTCTCAGGACGAGGCCAAGGAGAAGTACATTGCATACGTCAGGGACACACTCGAGCCCAAGTACAAGTGATCCAATGTTTTTGttataaccaaataaaataaacatttattatcGTTCATAGTTTCTTTTCTGACCCGAACAAGTATCATTAAAAACCTCACCCTACACTTACCTCAGCGGACTGGAATTCCTTAAACTAAGTTCTCTGAATGTGGAGCAGCACGATATTCTAAGATAACCATCACTATATGGATAAACCCCAGGTTTCGGCCATGTTTGCACCGGCCTTGCTCTGGGTCGAGTGATGGACATTGTGGTGTACTGTTTTTTTTCTTCATACTTCCGTTCTCTACCCCTTGGGTAGAGCGAGCTGTTTGAGATAGTACCTATTGAAGAGTCCAGTTCTTTTCATCCGATACCAGGCTGGGCTATGTGATAGTGGGGCGCAGAGGGAGCCCAAGTTGGTAATATGTGAGAGGAAGGGCATCCACTCatctctaccactaacattgccaaatccagagtAACATGCAGACTCCGTCACGACGAggtaaagaaaatagaaaaaaaagactgAGAAATATGTTACGGTACTGTCACTAGAGCCAGCCAGTTTCACACCACGTACGGGATTTTTGTAGTTGTTTCTTCATCGAAATGCTATTAATGTTGTCTTCTAAGCACATAAGTTAGTCAAAGATAAAGCCTAATGTACATTTTCCAATCATTTTAACATTCAGAATACCAACACCTGCGTCTGCTGGAAGGTATCTGAATTAATAAAAACATGAACTGAAGTACTCTGTTTCTGATTGTATGCCAGAGCTGCGATAATGAATCAACAGTTGTGAAGTGAAAGCAAAGCTGTACCGTAATAATAAGTAATTGTCATAACGAAAAGGGAagtatttcatactgtaaaagttagtAATCTGACAgcgagaattttgaacagtataaactgcctgaataattaacttggacatgaaacctagagtaattgactttgcaaaatttgatcacaaaaactgtGTCTAAATAACGTAAGTTGGttctgattgaataaataaaaaaattataatcttttctccttacctctattctgcgcaaatctggataacgcgcgccgctatgctaaaggTGCAAATTATTGTATCTACACAGAGATAATcaagaggtgcaatgagttctttgTTAATTGCAAATCGAACATACTTGGTTGGGTCAtccattaaaaagaattgtaagaaAAAGGTTGGTAATGAAATATGCGCAGAAATAACACTGTTTTTTTGTATATTGAGACAAAgtgctcaaggcagattttaaatttaatgaacttcttaacatccaaacaatacagTTTCCTAACTCTCAAATCTAACAACTTTGAGTACAATAACCAAGTTCGTTCGATggcgcagcaatagtgaaaaaaataacATTGTTATTGTATTTACCTGACATTCCGTTAGATTTCTTCCGTCACAAATCAGTTTTATAATCATGTCGATTGAACAAAATAATAAACTTACAcattaaatttgaatcataatattgcCGTGGCTTCGTCACTAACACAGGTTAACATCATCGGTCTAACTCTCACACACCTGAACTTCGACTCTGTCTCTACCACAGCTAAACAATGTCTGGTCCCACTGCACCCTAGCGCAGTTCAAAGATGTTAGCTGACTTCTGCGATGCAGCTTACAACATCgatgctcgctcacaatcgattcagttaccaaaaattcatataaaaaattatatatgacaCCTATCACTGTGAGCCCCCATAACATTGCTATTAGATCTTTCCGACGAAGGTGTATCGTGAACAAAGGTGTGGGAAAACTTGATTATATTTTAGGACCTGAAAATCTGCTGCAGCTTACCATCAGTATCACACTAAACCACTTGCCGAGCTGCTGGACACACTACAGCTTTCAACGCGCAGCAACCTCTGTATCGATATCAGCATGCCATGATGTACATCTTGGAACCTCAATTTTTCgttgttctgtaatggtgtggccatGACTCAGGGAACAAGAGGTCTGCAGCTCAAACATGGCTAGTCCGATATGTCATTTACTCCATATTACTCATTTGTTTCTCACAGGAACACGGGCCACATAAGAAATTAACAAATACACCAAAAAAGCTAAGGGTGGCAGCCATTTTAATGTAAAAACTGTACACAATTATGAAGCAACAGATTTATGTACCAGTTTCAAGACCATACGGCTAATAAACAAGGTATCTCACACATATAACAGTATGATGTCGGTCGAAATGTTCGACGTTTCATGGCGGTGGCAATGTCTTTCGACGAGTGAAACTCGTCGAGCGACGGTAATGCTGATTCAC
This genomic interval from Schistocerca cancellata isolate TAMUIC-IGC-003103 chromosome 3, iqSchCanc2.1, whole genome shotgun sequence contains the following:
- the LOC126175885 gene encoding acyl-CoA-binding protein homolog, translating into MATLDERFNQAAEDVRKLTKMPSDQELLELYALFKQATVGDNNTEKPGMLDLKGKAKWEAWSGKKGMSQDEAKEKYIAYVRDTLEPKYK